In one window of Pseudomonas chlororaphis subsp. chlororaphis DNA:
- a CDS encoding IclR family transcriptional regulator, translated as MTEDTIKRRAKGLDRAFDILDFLKEIGQPLRPHDIAKGIGSPKSTVYELVASLLERRVLEPVGQDGHVYLGRQLYFLGQAHLRHFDLTREADSALQEIVSQTRETAQMCLLNGRKYTVALMKEGERHFRISSNIGENAPIPWTASGRLLLGHLSDEQIVELIDERDFILPDGERLPVATFLKEIRQATQDGFFSFDSVADTFTHCFAAPVRDERGVCICTLCIVAPRADAQNHYADYRRVLIDSANRLARRIND; from the coding sequence ATGACCGAAGACACCATCAAGCGCCGGGCCAAGGGGCTGGACCGGGCGTTCGATATTCTCGATTTCCTCAAGGAGATCGGCCAGCCGCTGCGGCCCCACGATATCGCCAAGGGGATCGGCAGCCCCAAGTCCACGGTGTACGAGCTGGTGGCGTCCTTGCTGGAGCGGCGGGTTCTGGAGCCGGTGGGGCAGGATGGGCATGTGTACCTGGGGCGTCAGCTGTACTTCCTGGGTCAGGCCCATCTGCGCCATTTCGACCTGACCCGCGAGGCCGACTCGGCCTTGCAGGAGATCGTCAGCCAGACCCGCGAGACCGCGCAGATGTGCCTGCTCAACGGGCGCAAATACACGGTGGCACTGATGAAGGAGGGCGAGCGGCATTTTCGCATTTCCTCGAATATCGGCGAGAACGCGCCGATTCCCTGGACCGCTTCCGGGCGGCTGCTGCTGGGGCATTTGAGCGATGAGCAGATCGTCGAGTTGATCGACGAGCGCGACTTCATTCTCCCTGACGGGGAGCGTCTGCCTGTGGCGACCTTCTTGAAGGAAATCCGCCAGGCCACGCAGGACGGTTTCTTCTCCTTCGACAGCGTGGCCGACACCTTTACCCATTGCTTCGCTGCCCCGGTGCGGGACGAGCGCGGGGTGTGCATCTGCACCCTGTGCATCGTCGCGCCACGGGCCGATGCCCAGAACCATTACGCCGACTACCGCCGGGTGCTGATCGACAGCGCGAATCGCCTGGCCCGTCGCATCAACGACTAA
- a CDS encoding amino acid deaminase — protein MSSALINAAVEKGAAQPGVSLVRDVSLPALVLHRAALEHNIRWMQKFVSDSGAELAPHGKTSMTPALFRRQLEAGAWGITLATAVQTRAAYAHGVRRVLMANQLVGTPNMGLIAELLADPTFDFYCMVDHPDNVADLGQFFAARGVRLNVMIEYGVVGGRCGCRSEQEVLALAQAIQAQPALALCGIEGYEGVIHGDHAVSGIREFAGSLVRLAVQLQDDGLFAIDKPIITASGSAWYDLIAESFEAQNAQGRFLSVLRPGSYVAHDHGIYKEAQCCVLDRRSDLHEGLRPALEVWAHVQSLPEPGFAVIALGKRDVAYDAGLPVPLLRYKQGVLPARGDDVSACKVTAVMDQHAFMTVAPGVELRVGDIIAFGTSHPCLTFDKWRTGLLVDEWLDVLESMETCF, from the coding sequence ATGTCTTCTGCCTTGATCAATGCCGCGGTGGAAAAGGGCGCCGCCCAACCGGGTGTCAGCCTGGTGCGCGATGTCAGCCTGCCGGCCCTGGTGCTGCACCGCGCGGCGCTGGAACACAACATCCGCTGGATGCAGAAGTTCGTCAGCGACAGCGGCGCCGAGCTGGCGCCCCACGGCAAGACCAGCATGACCCCGGCGCTGTTCCGTCGGCAGCTGGAGGCGGGTGCCTGGGGTATCACCCTGGCTACCGCGGTGCAGACCCGCGCGGCCTATGCTCACGGTGTGCGCCGGGTGCTGATGGCCAACCAGCTGGTGGGTACGCCGAACATGGGGCTGATCGCCGAGCTGCTGGCCGACCCGACGTTCGACTTCTATTGCATGGTCGATCACCCGGACAACGTCGCCGACCTCGGGCAATTCTTCGCCGCGCGCGGGGTGCGCCTGAACGTGATGATCGAGTACGGCGTGGTCGGTGGCCGTTGTGGTTGCCGCAGCGAGCAGGAAGTACTGGCGCTGGCGCAGGCGATCCAGGCGCAACCGGCCCTGGCCTTGTGCGGCATCGAGGGCTACGAAGGGGTGATCCATGGCGATCACGCGGTGAGTGGCATTCGGGAGTTTGCCGGGTCCCTGGTGCGCCTGGCGGTGCAGTTGCAGGACGACGGGCTGTTCGCCATCGATAAGCCGATCATCACCGCCTCGGGGTCGGCCTGGTATGACCTGATCGCCGAGTCCTTCGAGGCGCAGAACGCCCAGGGGCGTTTCCTCAGCGTGCTGCGCCCCGGCAGTTACGTGGCCCACGACCATGGCATCTATAAAGAGGCGCAGTGCTGCGTGCTCGACCGGCGCAGCGACCTGCACGAAGGCCTGCGCCCGGCGCTGGAAGTCTGGGCCCATGTGCAGTCCCTGCCGGAGCCGGGGTTCGCGGTGATCGCCCTGGGCAAGCGCGACGTGGCCTATGACGCCGGCTTGCCGGTGCCGTTGCTGCGCTACAAGCAGGGCGTGCTGCCGGCCAGGGGCGATGATGTCAGTGCCTGCAAGGTCACGGCGGTGATGGACCAGCATGCGTTCATGACGGTGGCGCCGGGGGTTGAGTTGCGGGTGGGGGACATTATTGCTTTTGGTACTTCGCACCCGTGTTTGACCTTTGATAAGTGGCGCACCGGATTGCTGGTGGATGAGTGGCTGGATGTGCTGGAGAGCATGGAGACCTGTTTCTAG
- a CDS encoding RidA family protein produces the protein MSITRYGTGSTAGGGQPRPFARAVEADGWLYVSGQVPALDGEIIHGGIVEQTHQTMRNVVAILEEAGYGLEDVVRVGVWLEDPRDFWSFNKVFGEYFKPEHAPARACVQASMMVDCKVEIDCVAYKKK, from the coding sequence ATGAGCATCACCCGCTACGGCACCGGCAGCACCGCCGGCGGTGGCCAGCCTCGTCCTTTCGCTCGTGCCGTTGAGGCCGATGGCTGGTTGTATGTGTCCGGTCAGGTGCCGGCACTGGATGGTGAAATTATTCATGGCGGGATCGTTGAGCAGACCCATCAGACGATGCGCAATGTGGTGGCGATTCTGGAGGAGGCGGGGTACGGGCTGGAGGATGTGGTGCGGGTTGGGGTGTGGTTGGAGGATCCGCGGGATTTCTGGAGTTTCAACAAGGTGTTCGGTGAGTATTTCAAGCCGGAGCATGCGCCGGCGCGGGCCTGTGTGCAGGCCAGCATGATGGTGGATTGCAAGGTTGAGATTGATTGTGTGGCTTACAAGAAGAAGTAG
- a CDS encoding sugar kinase, with translation MNTSSTGKRIALIGECMIELQHRADGSLQQSFGGDTLNTAVYLARELGEGAHVDYVTALGDDSFSDAMCYSWAEEGIGLGMVQRLPGRLPGLYCIQTDAKGERRFLYWRNEAAVRDCFTTPAAEPILAALPAYAVLYFSGITLAVLGELGRKKLIETLVEARKRGAQIVFDNNYRPRLWASVEQAQAAYREALAYVDLALLTVDDEQALFGYADSQAVLAAYADTPEVVLKRGAEACLIRCGGESFEVPAQRVEQVVDTTAAGDSFSAAYLACRLKGGNPQQAAQAGHRLASRVIQVPGALIPRP, from the coding sequence ATGAACACTTCCAGCACCGGGAAACGCATCGCCCTGATCGGCGAATGCATGATCGAACTGCAACACCGCGCCGACGGCAGCCTGCAACAGAGCTTCGGCGGCGATACCCTGAACACCGCGGTGTACCTGGCCCGTGAACTGGGCGAGGGCGCCCATGTCGACTATGTCACCGCCCTCGGTGACGACAGCTTCAGCGACGCCATGTGCTACAGCTGGGCCGAGGAAGGCATCGGCCTGGGCATGGTCCAGCGCCTGCCGGGGCGCTTGCCCGGGTTGTATTGCATCCAGACCGACGCCAAGGGCGAGCGGCGCTTTCTTTACTGGCGCAACGAAGCGGCGGTGCGCGACTGTTTCACCACCCCCGCGGCCGAGCCGATCCTCGCGGCGCTGCCGGCCTACGCGGTGCTGTATTTCAGCGGCATCACCCTGGCGGTGCTCGGTGAGTTGGGGCGCAAGAAGCTGATCGAGACCTTGGTTGAAGCACGCAAGCGTGGGGCGCAGATCGTCTTCGATAACAACTACCGGCCACGGCTCTGGGCCTCGGTGGAGCAGGCGCAGGCGGCTTATCGCGAGGCGCTGGCCTATGTCGATCTGGCGCTGCTGACGGTGGATGACGAGCAGGCGCTGTTCGGTTATGCCGACAGTCAGGCGGTATTGGCGGCCTACGCGGACACCCCGGAAGTGGTGCTCAAGCGGGGCGCCGAAGCGTGCCTGATCCGCTGTGGCGGCGAGTCGTTCGAGGTGCCGGCGCAGCGGGTGGAGCAGGTGGTGGACACCACGGCGGCGGGGGATTCGTTCAGTGCGGCGTATCTGGCGTGTCGACTAAAGGGCGGCAATCCGCAGCAGGCGGCGCAGGCCGGGCATCGTTTGGCGAGCCGGGTGATCCAGGTGCCGGGGGCGTTGATCCCAAGACCCTGA